A window of the Lactuca sativa cultivar Salinas chromosome 7, Lsat_Salinas_v11, whole genome shotgun sequence genome harbors these coding sequences:
- the LOC111901132 gene encoding uncharacterized protein LOC111901132, translating to MAITRSLFFIILATIVVSGVITQVKAYTSSYCNHESRCPGQYISCPSECPESNSNDPNTKVCRIDCYSPKCKAQCKHNKPECDTPGSACYDPRFIGGDSIVFYFHGKVNEHFSLVSDSNLQINGRFIGHQPTGRTRPFTWIQALGLLFNSHSFSLEAAKSATWDGGIDHLKFSYDGEDVSLAVGGLSSWKSPEGEIEVERTSEVNSVMVNIPGVVEILVNVVPVTAEDDKIHGYNVPSDDCFAHLEVQFKFTGLSDGVEGVLGRTYQPDFKNPAKPGVAMAVVGGEDKYRTTSLLTSDCVNCIYDSNNVAEKENSMIKEHGTLDCSAKGLFRGNGIVCKK from the exons ATGGCAATCACAAGGAGCTTGTTTTTTATCATTTTGGCAACGATTGTTGTTTCAGGTGTAATTACACAAGTCAAAGCTTATACATCTAGTTACTGTAATCATGAGTCTCGTTGCCCCGGTCAATATATTTCATGCCCTTCTGAGTGCCCTGAAAGCAACTCCAACGACCCTAACACTAAAGTTTGTCGCATCGATTGCTATTCTCCAAAATGCAAGGCCCAATGCAAACACA ACAAACCAGAGTGTGACACACCGGGATCTGCATGCTACGATCCACGGTTCATCGGAGGAGACAGCATCGTCTTCTACTTTCACGGCAAGGTCAACGAGCATTTCAGTTTGGTCTCCGATTCTAACCTCCAAATCAATGGACGTTTCATCGGCCACCAACCCACCGGCAGAACAAGGCCCTTCACCTGGATCCAAGCCTTGGGTCTCCTTTTCAACTCCCACAGTTTCTCCCTGGAAGCAGCTAAATCCGCCACTTGGGACGGCGGAATCGACCACCTGAAATTCTCCTACGATGGAGAAGACGTTTCGTTAGCTGTTGGTGGGTTATCTTCATGGAAGTCGCCGGAGGGTGAAATCGAAGTGGAGAGAACTTCTGAGGTGAACAGTGTGATGGTGAACATACCTGGAGTTGTAGAGATTTTGGTGAATGTGGTGCCGGTTACTGCGGAAGATGACAAGATCCATGGCTACAATGTGCCTTCTGATGATTGTTTTGCTCATTTGGAAGTGCAGTTTAAGTTTACTGGACTTTCCGATGGAGTTGAAGGGGTTTTGGGAAGGACATATCAGCCGGATTTTAAGAATCCGGCGAAGCCAGGGGTTGCTATGGCGGTTGTGGGAGGAGAAGACAAGTATAGAACCACGTCTTTGTTGACGTCCGATTGTGTAAACTGCATTTACGATTCCAACAATGTTGCGGAGAAAGAGAATAGTATGATTAAAGAGCATGGAACTTTGGATTGTTCTGCCAAGGGATTGTTCCGTGGAAATGGGATTGTTTGCAAGAAATGA